In a single window of the Streptomyces sp. NBC_00285 genome:
- a CDS encoding SapB/AmfS family lanthipeptide, whose protein sequence is MALLDLQTMESDEQTSTGANSTLSLLSCVSAASVTLCL, encoded by the coding sequence ATGGCACTTCTCGACCTGCAGACGATGGAGTCCGACGAGCAGACCAGCACCGGCGCCAACAGCACCCTCAGCCTGCTGTCCTGCGTCAGCGCGGCGAGCGTCACGCTCTGTCTCTGA